TATTAGCAGTCAAGccaaacagcaaacattttttcaattaatgtgattgtgtttttacCCTTCTCTGGGGTGGCTTCCTGTGATGAGGGCTCTGAAGCAGGGGCAGCTGAAACCTCTTTATTTTCCTCGTTTGAGGACTCGCCTTTGGGCGGACtctgaaaacacaataaagctGATCATTGGAACGTGTTCAAAGCTCAATCAGCAGGAGTTCTCATGGAAGAGAGCAGAATGACTATTAAACAAGCTATAAAAACTCACCAATACTCGTTCAGACATGTTCTGCCCAAAAACAAATTTTGCCCCACTGTCTGTACTGTTTGCGGCATTTTTTGAACTGCAAAAgcaggaaaggagaaaaaaaaaaatacattagtaAGTTGATCAAAGTTAatcatgaatgaaaatgagttgcTAAAAATAATTGAAAGAGGACACCATTTAATTCTGACATTACCTTGGGGTAGAGATGTACTGTAAGAAATAATTAGTGCCCTCTGATTGAGAGTCCGGTGGCCCACCATCCTTTGACTTGTCTTCTGTACTGTTCTCCTCCAACTAGAGAAAGTCAAAACAACAGTTGTGTTAATTCAAGCTTAAAGAAGgacaaaaacaattttaatgaAACTGATGAATGTGCAGCTTAACAAGTGAGCagtgagtcttttttttctccaaaccaTCTCCATCTTGTCCAAACAACAGTTCCAGACTGAccacaaaaaatatacaaaaatcaTAGTGGACACTGTACAAAACACCAAAGAAATTACATCTCCTGGGCTAAAAACAGCAACTCTTCAGAGTGTCGCTCCTATGCTACTTTTAACTGTGTATGTCTGGACAGTTTGACAAACATTCACAACTCAAGTTTGCCTATTCGTTGTGTGTCGTAAACATGTTAGACAGagtgaaaaaaaccccaccttTGCTCTGTCTTTGATATTCTGACCAAACACAAAAGATATTGCTAcatctgtctccttctctcttccgcCTTCGTCTTTGTTACCACTTGCTCCATCTTCctcattttcatgtttcttgaaatgaacaaaaagaaagaaacaagaaaaaaaaagagagaaacagtggTCAAACTTTTACTCATTTCTACTGCAGGCACACTGGTATCTATGTAGCTAACTAATGCTATAGTACTATTTACACGTCTGTGTTGAATGACAATGTTATGCCAAACATTTGCATGACTTTTTTATGAATACCAGATTCGATATAATTCCTCATTAGAGAGCGACATGAAAGCAACCACAACGCTGCCAATCTTTAGCTCTTCTGTAAATAACTTCTGCTTAGGGACCCAGAAAGTATGAAACTGGAAGAGTATAACCTGCACTGGACTGGCTGATTGTTTTCAGTATCCATCTATAGATAAATGGCACAGATTTAGCTACTCCTCACCAGTGACTTGGCCAGGGTGGCTGAGTGCTCTGTGTTGTTCAGGAAGAGGGACTGGGTCACAGATGCCCCATCTGTTGACTTTTTCACACCGTTGGTTCCACAACTGGAATCTGATTGAACAGACAggaataaaatcaatttctgtTTATTGTCccaaagggaaaaaagggacaTGCAGGAAGCACTTGCTATATTTAAGTATCAATGAATGAGTGAAGATGGCTAAGTTTTACTCACTGGACTCTATATGTGATTTTGAGGGTGGCGCCTGGAGAACTGCAGGGCGGAGGACACTGCGTTGCTGCTCCTTAGGTTTTTGACTCGGGACACCTGCAACAGAACCAACTTACTGGTTGGATTTCTCTGAAATATCTCAatgcatcattttcatttctaaGAGGAGTCTTGTAAAATTAGCGcaagcttgtttttttccccccatttcaAGTCAAGCCAATGTGAGAAAATTCTGCTTGTAGACATCAAACACTCACCTGAACTTGGTGCCTGTCCATGTATGAGAGTTGGTGGCTTTAAACGGAATCCCACAGGCTTCTCCTCTGGTGAGATGGACAACAGGAGAAGCCATTAAAGAAACATCCAAGTTACACCGCAGCCTATAAATGTTTTCTCCTGTCTTTGCACCTCTCTAATTACAGGCCACAGCAATCCTTAAGGAGCCTCCAGAGTTGTAGTAGAGAGTGCTGCACCTCCTGTGCGGTAATTTGGCGGGTCAGTGGCTTTACTAGTGTGACATAACCTGGCCTTAATCGAACTATGAATGAAGGattctgtctgtatgtatgtccttcCCTTATCTTGGAAACTGTACATCCAATCGACTTTACAATTGGTAGGTTTATTGCTTAGAACCCAAGGATGTGCAGAGTCAAATTTAGTACAATTTGGACACTcgacacatttattattaataaactttgaatGAACAAGTGACCAGCGAGCCGCTCAGCTCAGCAGCAGTGTGCTGGGGCTTCAGGGCTCTGTGACTCCATGACACGAGCACAGCCAGAGATCAGAACTGTACAGCGAGTCAGAGAAAAGTATTTTCACATGGCGTGTTTGGACATATGGGTGGATGTTTTTACTCAGGACAGGATTAAATGATTTGGGAATTGCACAGGGCCTAACTGACGTGCGTAATAGTCAAATAACGAAACAGACTACTGAAAATGTTGAGTTCAAGTGTTCATAAAACCTTCAAGTCCCTGCAGAAGTTGTTTATGCCAaaagatatttatatttctgcctttttgttatccataataaaaaaaaacataagcaTGAGTGCAGCTGGTAAGCAGAGCTGTACGTGGCATgctctgaaaagaaaaaaggatacagcaaaaatgcagcttttaatcaagaatggacagACTCTTAGGCTACTTTCCACAGGCTGTTCAAAACCAATGTCTCATATGAGCACAAAtcttttaaacaaatatatccacaaatgacaataaaatttAAGAGGCCCGATATGATCAATCCACTTTAGTTTAGGAGGCATTTTTTCCCCAGACACTCTCCgttgtgcattttattttttaaatgcgGTCCACATTATACTTGAAAGGAGCAATGATTAACTATTACAGTACTTAACATCTGTGGATAATATatgttagtttctttcatgttgttagTGTACATGCTCAATCATATCTGACATCAACAGTACCAACAGGCACGTTTTGAATAGGTTAGTGCTAAAGCAGAGACAAAAATCACATCTAAAAACTGCATCTTCTTTTTACTCAACATTTATGAGATcctatacatttttattgaatattaatatcaaacaacacctccactctctctctcttttttttttttttttttaaacaaatgggCTTATTTAATTCTAAGGACATGAAGGTGTATTAAACACAGCTGTACAGTGGAGATCTCTGGTGTGTTCATCTTTGTTGTCACTTCCAAATAAGTGCTTATGTAATATACTTAAAATGGTTATTAATTATACCCTGTCTGTTTGCTCGAGTGGATGTCTCGTCCTCTCTGTAAAgctgtgttaactggtgacaTCACCTCTCGCCATTTCTAAACAATGAGCTTGTTATAAGGAGAACGGTCGAAATTATGAATATAACGGCAGAgttgtttaacaaaaaaacacaattattccATCATCAACCCACCAAGTCTAAAGCAAGGTAATTCCATTTTTCTGATGAGGCATATTACTAACAAATCACttacacattaaacatacaaacatttccAATAATGTTATGTCCCACTGCAGTCATTATTTTAGCCAAATTAATCGCCCCACCCCCCCTTGCCTCTATGTCCTACTGTacagctgatgtgttttaaagtgATTCTGTCgttcaatttaaatgttttattaccactgactgaaatgtttcatttccAATGATTATGTTTTCCATGCTCCCCTCCAGTAAAATGCACACGGTGAACCATGAAAAATATTCTTAGTCATAAACGGTTAACAGCATGCCACAAATTACATGTCACATATGTTTTATCTAGAGTTTTGAAGTCTCCAAACTGCAGCAAAACTGCAGACTTCACAGGTTCAAATAGGTGATCCAAACCTTTGTGTTTAAGATCCAACTAAACCCGACTTATACTGCCAAATTTGATGTTATTCTGAGACATGCACAGAAAGATTTtctcacaaatttaaaaaaatgaatattctgGAAACAgccactatatatatatatatatatatatatatacacacacacacacacacaagtttacACAGAATACATAACAGCAGCCCATCCACACCAAATACACAGGAATGTCTTTTTAGCTATTATAAGCCACACACTGACATGTTCAGTGGCACTACACAAAGTGCAGCCAACTACTAGCACATGACACCATGGTATCTTATAATAATAAACCCTCTGCCTCAACCAATATCAACCTCAAATATGCCTTTTTCCCCAATACTGGCAACATGAATTTGGCTCGTAAACTCAGAACTTGTTTTCCAGCTAAACTTGGCAGTTGAAACGGTCATAATCCCAAACAGAACTACATTATGTACAGGCAGCACCACAGGTCACACAAGGTCATCTTGTTCCCACAATAACCGAGTCTTCCCTGATTTAATAGGGATTTTCAGGAGGTATTCTAGCTACTTATATTTGATTCAATACTGACCATTATCTTAACAAACAATTGTAATAGGCTAGACGTCACTCTGCAGGTTTTATTTGCAACAcatgacacagaaacacagcccACCCGTGCAGccgcagagagaaagaaagaagacaaggaccaaatcatttcaaaaataaCCAAATCTCAACCCAACAAACCAGCCTGAACCGAGAGGAATCAATCTGGACTTGGACTGCACTCATCTGGCTCCGTACGCTGCTTTTGACTTACTATAAGATTAATACTACACAAAAGAGGAAATCTGTTTCTTCAAATTCTTCAATGCACATTCACTTATTTAAAATTGTTAATGAAAAATCAAATCATGCCTGTATGCTGCTTCGTATTctgtaacaacacattttctccAGTCCATTAATAACAGCAGACCTCCAGAGCAGATACTTGTAGGACTAGCTCAGAAGTAAAATTACCACATGTGTGTTAACTAAAGCTGGTCACGGTGAATGGGGTGCATTTGCAGGCAGGGAACATGCAAAACATTGCTGACATCTTATTTCTAATTATAATGACATGactttataaaacaaacatttctgataTAGAGAATATTCAGGCTAAGAAACAatctttaaatcaatttattgtgtttgttgaaAGAACTCatacaaagaaatgtttttgacCTTTAAGACTAATATTTTCACTGCAGTGGGCATTAAAGATGTGAAAAGAAATTAATGGTGGTCTGGATGCCTCACCTGGCTCAGAGTCAGAGTTCCCAGTCGGAGACTGGCAGAAACTTGAGGGCATGAATACATTGTTCTTGGGAACTGCAAAGTAGCGGACAAGCATTGCACTCAGCATACAAATCAACGTGTACACCACAAGCAAcatccaaagaaaaaaagaagaaaaaaaagtaaatgatcTGTTAAGTCACCACGTGCCCTTACCAGAATGTGGGGGTGGGAATGATGAGgtcctctctcttttcacagGGGGGCAATAGGTTCCCTCGTCTTTGTCTGAATCTGAAATAGtgacaaaatattaatattatagtttaaataaatattttagaaTGATGATATTAGCACAGCAAGCAGCCAATTTGGATATTAGATTTACCCTCTCCATCTTCTGCACTCGAGCCCTCCGCAGATCGCTGCAAGAGAACATAACGCTGATGAGTTCTTATTTATCCCAAAAAGAGAAGTACTGGCCATtttaaagttgttaaaaaatgtattaaaaaaactggTATTTAGTCTGGAACTGTAACTATTAACACAAATGAAAGTGGTATTAATTCAACCAAGATGTGCTTGACATGAGATCAACAGATTTTTACTTGTTTACAGTTCTGCGTTTAGCGGTGAAAGATGTGACTAGCTCAACAACTCTTTATCAATGTGTGCTTTTTCCAATAATACAGTCAAGACAGAATAATGTGCAATGAtcacaaaatatgaatttaacaCTGattgaacaattaaaaaacatatgaaaaacTTACCTTCTGTGCTTTATCTttttggaaaacaaacacaggagGCGCTATGGCAGGCTTGTCTGTTAAGAGAAGATGTAGGCTAGTCATCCCAGCACTAACTCAAGGTGTACATTAATCCAGTCTGTTTGGTTCTTTAACAATGGCCTACACATTCAGAGTATCTAGTATGACACATGGAAAGTTATGTGTATTGAAAAACTTCTAAACATCAATACACAGAAGAAACAAATCCACATAAATTCATAAACTTGCAGTGCCACTTTTAAAGATATCACTGGTGAAGCAACTGttgacaatattttaaatgtcagatttaTAACTAGGggccaaaaataaatgtataaaagcaGGAAGTGTGAGACAAAACTGACGCAATAATACCCACAAACGCTGAATAA
This genomic interval from Scomber scombrus chromosome 11, fScoSco1.1, whole genome shotgun sequence contains the following:
- the ranbp3b gene encoding ran-binding protein 3b isoform X1, whose translation is MTSLHLLLTDKPAIAPPVFVFQKDKAQKRSAEGSSAEDGEDSDKDEGTYCPPVKRERTSSFPPPHSVPKNNVFMPSSFCQSPTGNSDSEPEEKPVGFRLKPPTLIHGQAPSSGVPSQKPKEQQRSVLRPAVLQAPPSKSHIESNSSCGTNGVKKSTDGASVTQSLFLNNTEHSATLAKSLKHENEEDGASGNKDEGGREKETDVAISFVFGQNIKDRAKLEENSTEDKSKDGGPPDSQSEGTNYFLQYISTPSSKNAANSTDSGAKFVFGQNMSERVLSPPKGESSNEENKEVSAAPASEPSSQEATPEKVNSVSESLEESAAAYTKATAKKCILEKVDVKTGEESESNVLQMQCKLYVFEKTAQSWIERGRGLLRLNDMASTDDGTLQSRLVMRTQGSLRLILNTKLWPQMQVDKASEKSVRITAMDTEDQGVKVFLISGSSKDVGQLAAALHHRILALKSRADQEPETPTTTIPEAEVPQSNEDDSDEEDNASASASASTPATSNSEGGEGQAAGST
- the ranbp3b gene encoding ran-binding protein 3b isoform X3; its protein translation is MADLANEDKPAIAPPVFVFQKDKAQKRSAEGSSAEDGEDSDKDEGTYCPPVKRERTSSFPPPHSVPKNNVFMPSSFCQSPTGNSDSEPEEKPVGFRLKPPTLIHGQAPSSGVPSQKPKEQQRSVLRPAVLQAPPSKSHIESNSSCGTNGVKKSTDGASVTQSLFLNNTEHSATLAKSLLEENSTEDKSKDGGPPDSQSEGTNYFLQYISTPSSKNAANSTDSGAKFVFGQNMSERVLSPPKGESSNEENKEVSAAPASEPSSQEATPEKAVNSVSESLEESAAAYTKATAKKCILEKVDVKTGEESESNVLQMQCKLYVFEKTAQSWIERGRGLLRLNDMASTDDGTLQSRLVMRTQGSLRLILNTKLWPQMQVDKASEKSVRITAMDTEDQGVKVFLISGSSKDVGQLAAALHHRILALKSRADQEPETPTTTIPEAEVPQSNEDDSDEEDNASASASASTPATSNSEGGEGQAAGST
- the ranbp3b gene encoding ran-binding protein 3b isoform X2, encoding MADLANEDKPAIAPPVFVFQKDKAQKRSAEGSSAEDGEDSDKDEGTYCPPVKRERTSSFPPPHSVPKNNVFMPSSFCQSPTGNSDSEPEEKPVGFRLKPPTLIHGQAPSSGVPSQKPKEQQRSVLRPAVLQAPPSKSHIESNSSCGTNGVKKSTDGASVTQSLFLNNTEHSATLAKSLKHENEEDGASGNKDEGGREKETDVAISFVFGQNIKDRAKLEENSTEDKSKDGGPPDSQSEGTNYFLQYISTPSSKNAANSTDSGAKFVFGQNMSERVLSPPKGESSNEENKEVSAAPASEPSSQEATPEKAVNSVSESLEESAAAYTKATAKKCILEKVDVKTGEESESNVLQMQCKLYVFEKTAQSWIERGRGLLRLNDMASTDDGTLQSRLVMRTQGSLRLILNTKLWPQMQVDKASEKSVRITAMDTEDQGVKVFLISGSSKDVGQLAAALHHRILALKSRADQEPETPTTTIPEAEVPQSNEDDSDEEDNASASASASTPATSNSEGGEGQAAGST
- the ranbp3b gene encoding ran-binding protein 3b isoform X4: MADLANEDKPAIAPPVFVFQKDKAQKRSAEGSSAEDGEDSDKDEGTYCPPVKRERTSSFPPPHSVPKNNVFMPSSFCQSPTGNSDSEPEEKPVGFRLKPPTLIHGQAPSSGVPSQKPKEQQRSVLRPAVLQAPPSKSHIESNSSCGTNGVKKSTDGASVTQSLFLNNTEHSATLAKSLKHENEEDGASGNKDEGGREKETDVAISFVFGQNIKDRAKLEENSTEDKSKDGGPPDSQSEGTNYFLQYISTPSSKNAANSTDSGAKFVFGQNMSERVLSPPKGESSNEENKEVSAAPASEPSSQEATPEKVNSVSESLEESAAAYTKATAKKCILEKVDVKTGEESESNVLQMQCKLYVFEKTAQSWIERGRGLLRLNDMASTDDGTLQSRLVMRTQGSLRLILNTKLWPQMQVDKASEKSVRITAMDTEDQGVKVFLISGSSKDVGQLAAALHHRILALKSRADQEPETPTTTIPEAEVPQSNEDDSDEEDNASASASASTPATSNSEGGEGQAAGST